The Chloroflexota bacterium genome includes the window CCTGCGCCGAAGGCTATCGCTGGAGGTGTTCGTATTGGTGATCTTATCTACGTCGTCGGGACCGACCAGCGCCTGTTCGCATATGATCCGCAAACTGATTCGTGGACGGAAAAAGCCTCTGTGCCAGTCCCTCTAAACGCCGAGTTCGGGATAGCGACTGTCGGTTGTAAGCTGTATGTGGGAATAGGGCAACCATATGAATCCCCTGTTATATATGTCTATGATCCCATCTCCAACGCCTGGGAATCAAAGACACCCGCACCCGTTACTCGTTCGATCAGCAGCTTTGCCGTATTAAATGGGATCATATACGTTTTCGGCGGTGGGGAGCCCAGACCAGATCCTGGGCCAACAGAGATTAAGCGTGTGGATGCATATGACCCCATTGCGGACTCATGGACCATCAATGCGCTTCCATCGCTCGCCATACGCCGCGGCCACCTATCCAGAGTCTCGCCTGTGCTAGGTCAATACATCTTCATCATAGGCGGATGGAACGGATTCACCGCGCTCTCAGCGGTGGAAGTCTTTGATGGTTCAGCTTGGGTTTTCGATGCACCCATGTATCCGGCACGCTATAACATGGCCACCACGGCCTTGAACGGACGCATCTATGTCTTCGGAGGGAACTGGGGCGGCTGGGGAGGCCATTGGATGTCGATCACACAAGAATACATCCCTGCAGAGCCGCTTATGGAGCCGCCTTCCGAGGATTGCCCGTTATTCCGAGAGATCTCCATCGACATTAAGCCAGGCAGTTTCCCCAACTCGATCAATCCTAAGAGCCGGGGAAAGATCCCGGTAGCTATTCTGTCAAGTCCCGATTTTAATGCACCGGATGAGGTTGATCGAACATCCCTAACCTTTGGAGCAACAGGAAACGAGGCTAGCCTGGCCTTCTGCAAATCGAGCTCAAAGGATATAAACGATGACGGGCTTCCAGATCTATTATGTCATTTCTACACTCAGAAGGCAGGATTCCAACCGGGAGATACCGAAGGGATTCTGAAGGGAAAGACCGTGGCAGGTATCCCATTCATCGGATCTGACTCAGTTCGCATCGTGCCCTGTCGGAAATGTTCGACCAAGTAGGAGGCAACAAACTGGCATTTACACAACAATAGAAGCCCCTTCTATCGCCCTGCCTCCTTAGTCCTACCTGATCATCCCACATACCCACACAAGTCCCCCGGAGCTCCGAAGGCTCCGGGGGACTCAGCAGGCAAGATATCCAGCAGGTGCGACGCATGGTCAGATGTGCGTCGCACCTCTCTTTTACTCCACGACCTCATACGCCTGGCCATCGAGCACGACGATCACCCGAGTGCCCAGGGCGAAGTACGGCGCCAGCTCCGGCTTTTCCGCCAACAAATCGAAGTAGGCGCCGCTGCCGAAGACCACCCGATCCGGCTCCATCGTCTTCGGGTCGAATTTCGTATCCACCCACACGCCGTCCCGCAGGATGAACGTCTTGCCGTGCACCACGCGCACGGCATCCCCCGTCTCCGCCGCCCGCTCGGCCGACTTGAGCTCCTGGCGCATCACGCTGTCCTCCACCGCCTTCTCGCCAGCGGCGGGCGCCCGAGCCATGCTATACAACGGCGAGACGGTGGGCGCAGGCGTCGCCACGGCGGGTGGCACCTCCGCCGGCGCAGCCTGGGGGACAAGCTGTGGCACCGCTCGGCTCAGCCACGGGAACAGGCGCAGGACCCATGACTGGGATGACGCGTCCGGCACAGGCATAGGCACGGGAACCGGCTCCTCTCGTGGCGGCAACACCGCCCCCGGCTCCTCCACCAGGAACGAGGTGTACGGGGTGATGATCCCATACCGCTTGCTGAGATCGATCACCTCATCTACCAGCTCCCGATCGGCGCCGTGCAGCCGGATCTGCGACAGCAGATAGCCCACCTTGCGCGTGGCCCACAGCCGGGCGATGAACGGCTCCCCATCCTCTGTGCGAAACTCGACGGCCTCATACGTGTACGTCATCGGCTGGCTGTTCACCAGCCCGGTGAGCAGGAGATCCGTCGTACCGCCCTCTCGGTAGCGTCCAGCCACGATGAGCTGGCTGCCGGCAAACAGATCCGGCAATGGATACGGGTACATATCCTCCACGTGCAGATCGCCAAAGTCCAGCTTCACATCCGTGAGCACGGGCTCGCTCACCTTAGCGTAGAAGCCGGACACCACCTCATCGATGCGCTGGCCGGGCCGCACATAGGCGCTGGTGCCGCGATGCTCCTCGGCCAGCCGGTCGAGCAGGATGGTGTTCACGTCGTGGCCGACGCCGAAGGTGAATAGCCGCACGCGCTTCCCGGCCGCCTGCGCCACGTTGGCGACGATGCGCTCCTCATCCGTCACCCCCTCCGTGGGTAACCCATCGGTCAGGAAGATCACGATGGCGGGGCGTCCCTCCTCAGGGTGTAGCGAGGCCAGCGCCTCCAACAGCGCCCGGTTGATGTCCGTCCCGCCGACCGCCCGCAGTGACCGCACCCATTCCTTGGCCTCCGGCGTTTCGGAGGCGGGACGCAGGTCACGGGCGTACATGCGCACGCCAGTGCTGAACGCCACCACATTGAAGCGATCGTCCGGCTGGAGCTGATCGAGGATGTAGATCAGCGCGTCCTGAGCCTGGCGGATCTTCTCCCCCTTCATGCTGCCGGACACGTCCAGCACCAGGACCACATCCTTGGCCACGATCGCGTCCTCAGGCGGCTCGATAGGTGGCGCGGCCAACAGCAGGAAGAAGCCGTCATCGCCTTTCGGACGATAGGAGAGCACGCTGATGTCGATCGCCCGCTCGGCGGTGGAGAAGTACAGATCGAAGTCCCTGTCCGCTCGCACGTTCGACGCCTCATATCCGACGCGGGCGCGATGATCGCCGTCCCGAATCACGGCCACATCGTGGCTGGGCGAGTAGATGGCCTTGAGCGGCTCGGTGGTGCGGATGGACACGCCGACGCTGAGCTGTCCCACCGGTTTGGGCGACAGACGATCCGTCCGCAGCGGATACTGATAATGCACCAACGTGCCATCGCGGGGCAACACCTGGCTGTAGCTGAGCTCGATCTTGCGCTGGCCGCCCGGCGGGATGGGGAAGATGCTGGCCTGGAACAGCGCCCGGCCGACGTACTCCAACAGGGCGGGGTCCCGGCGGCGACGCACGATGGACTCGTAGATGGCACGCGCCTCCTCACGGGTGAGAAGCCTACCCTCCAGCCGCTTGCCGTCCACCCACATGGCGAAGTCGGATACGGCGGCATCAGCGGGCAGCGGGAAGAGGTACGTCCCCTCGACGGGGTAAGGCGCCTCGTTCACGAACACCTGCTCCACACGCGTCGTGGCGATCTGATCCTCGATCTCCACGATGACGCGATGGCTGGCGATGCGGATCGGGCCGCCCAGGATCGGGAGCACGCCGGGGGGTTCCGGCTCAGGGATGATCCCCTGAGCGAAGGCCGGGGACACGGCCGTCAACAGGAAGAGAAAGGGTAACATCCATCGCAGCAAAAGACGCATGGGGCCACCTCCCGGGACTCGATCACATCGACTGTTCTCGTCCCTGAGACGACGCCCCATGCGTCTTTGTTCCAGAGAGGCTAACCACAAAGGGCGCAAAGGGCACAGAGGCAATTTAGGAAGTCTTTGCGATCTCGGCGCCCTCTGCAGTTTTCTAATCCACTCCCAGCGCGTAATTCAAAGCCGCCTCTGCATGGATGGCCGTCGTGTCCAGAAGCGGGACATCCACGTCGCCCTGGCCGACCAGGAGTGGGATCTCCGTACATCCCAGGATCACCCCCTCAGCGCCGCGGGCGGCCAAGCGGCGGATGATCTCCACATACCGGGCACGCGATGTCTCCCGAAACACGCCCGCCGTCAGCTCATGATAGATCACGTCATGGACGTACCGCCGGTCCTCCGCGTCCGGCACCAGGACGGCGATCCCCCTCTCGGCCAGCTTGTCCCGATAGAACGGATCCTCCATGGTGAACGCGGTGCCGAGAAGCCCCACCGTCCGCATCCCCCGCTCGTGGATGGCATCGGCCAACGCGTCCAGCAGGCTCAACATGGGGATGGACACGGCCGCCTGCACCTCGTCGAACACCTTGTGCATGGTGTTGGTGGCGATGAGGGCGAAGTCGGCCCCGGCCGCCTCCAACCAACGAGCCGCCTCGCTCAACCCCCGGGCGATGAGATCCCACCGCCCCTGCTCCGGCCACTCGACGTAGGGCTGGAAGCTCACGCTGTAAATGATGATCTCCGGATATCCATAGTCGCCGAAGCGCTCCGTGTACGTGCGGGTGATGTACTCATAATAGGCGACCGTGGATTCCGGGCTCATCCCGCCCAGGATACCGATCCTCTTGTACATGGTCTACCCTGCGTCCCTACGTCCTGCCACCTGTCTCCTGCATCCTGCATCTTGCATCTTGTATCTTGTATCCTGCATCCTGCCCGCCCCCTACTCCGGCTCCAGGTTATACGTCAGGCTGGTGATCACCCAGCGCCCGTCACGCTTGGCGAAGGTCCAGCGATCTCCCGCCTCGGCCACCTCGGCGCCGATCTGCGTCGTCGTGGTTACCACGGCCGTGTCACCCGTGATCTTTATGTCGATCAACGGATGCGCCACCATCTGCGGTGCCCCCGGAAAGACCACGACCACGTAGCGTTCCCGGATGGCGTCCCAGCCCTGCCAGCGGGCATCATCATCCGGATCATCTGGGGTGTGCTTGGCATCGATCACCACCCCATCCTCCGCCCAGATCTCCTCCAGCCGATCGATATCCTGCGCCACCACGGCTTCGGCTTCCGCGTCCAGCAACTGGCGGATCGCCTCCTCATCGCTGGCCGGCACGGGGGTCGGCGTACGCGGGATCGGCGTCGGCGAGGGGGGCAGCGTGGGGGTCTCCGACCGCCCACACGACGCCAATACGACGAGAGCCATTAACGAGATGAGCAATGCAAACCGAACGTTTCGCATGGGCACCTCCTGATTCAAGCGGCCCGATGATAGCATAGCCCGTGGGCGTGTCAAATCACCAAGAAGCGGGACGATCACTTGCTCATCGCCCGTCAGGGATGATATACTCGCGCCGGACATCCAAAAGGGGAGGATCCATGACCCGTTATCGCCACGTGTATCTCTCGCCGCATCTGGACGACGCCGCCCTCTCCTGCGGGGGCATGATCTACACGCAGGCCCAGGCCGGAGAGCCCGTGCTGATCGTCACCCCATTCGCTGGCGTCCCGGACTACGGCAACCTGTCCGAATTCGCCCTCTTCCAGCACAACTGGTGGGGCAACCCGCCGGATCCGGTGGGGCAACGGCGCCAAGAGGACGAGCGAGCCTGCCGGATCCTGGGCGCCGACTGGATCCACCTGGATGGGCTGGACGCCATCTACCGCCGTGATCCGGCCACTGGGGAGACGCTGTACAACAGCGACGATGACATCTTCGGCCCCCTGCACCCGGCAGACGTGGTAGAAGCCGACGAGTTGGCGGCCTCCTGGCTGCGTGAGCTGCCGCTGGACGGCGCCCGAGTATACGCGCCACTGGCGGCCGGCAACCATGTCGACCACCAACTGGCCCGCCAGGCGGCCATCCATCTGGCCGAACGCGGCCTCCCCGTCGCCTTCTACGAGGACTTCCCTTACGTATCCGACGCGGAGACGCTGGTGCGAGCGCTGGCCCGTGAGATCTCCGGCGGCTGGCGAGCGCGTCAAACGCCGCTCACGGAGGAGGCACTCGCACGCAAGAAGCAGGCGATCTCCTGCTACGCGTCGCAGAATCCGGTGATCTTCCGACACGGGCCGGGGATGGATGAGCAGGTCGAAACGTACGCACGGCGTGTGGGCGACGGCCAGCCGGCCGAACGCATCTGGGAGCTCATCCTGGCCTGACCCGTATCCCTGTTCCGTAACATCTGCTGATCACGGAGGCACGTCATGGCACAATCGAAGGAAAACCCCAGCACGGTCATCCTCATCACCCGAGAGGGCATGGGCTCGGCGGACCACGAGCTGCAACAGCGGCTCCTCAAGAGCTATCTGCGTCTCCTGACCGACAGCGAGACGCTACCGAACGCGATCTGCTTCTACACCGACGGCGTGAAGCTGCTGGTCGAGGGCTCCCCGGTCCTCGAAGAGCTCAAGGCGCTGGAGGGCCAGGGGGTGCACCTCATCGCATGCAGCACCTGCCTCAACTACTTCGGCCTGGTGGACAAGGTGCAGGTGGGCATCGTCGGTGGCATGGCGGACATCATTGAGGCGCAGTGGCGGGCGGACAAGGTGATCACCCTATGAACGAACGCGAGAGCGAGCCAACCGCTATGGAGACCCAACAGGAATCCTGGGATCGCGTGATGGTGATCGCAGCCCACCCGGATGATCCCGAGTTCGGCTGCGCCGGGACGATCGTGAAGTGGGCTCAATCCGGCAAGCGAATCACGTACGTGCTCCTCACCAGCGGCGACAAGGGGAGCCATGACCCCGATCTACGCCCGGGCCGGCTGGCCACGATGAGGGAGGAGGAGCAGCGGGCGGCGGCCAAAGAGCTGGGCGTGCACCGGGTCATCTTCCTGCGCTACCCCGACGGGATCCTGGAGAACACCATGGAGCTACGCCGCCAGCTCTCCGCCCTTATCCGGGAGCACAGGCCGCACATCCTGTTCACCATCGACCCGTGGCGCCACTATCAGCTCCATCCGGACCATCGGGCCGCCGGGCAGGCGGCGCTGGACGCCACCTGGTCCGCCCGGGAGTGGTACATCTTCCCGGAACAACTGGTCGGGGACATGGAACCCTGGCGGGTGAAGGAGGTCTACCTGTTCTGGACGGACGAACCCAACTATTGGGAGGACATCTCCTGCTGCATCGAGGCGCGCATCTCGGCCCTGGCCCGCCACGCCAGCCAGGTGGGGCTTGACATCGAAAAGCTGGCCGATCGGATCCGCAAATCCGCCCAGGAGGCCGGGAGAGCGCCGGGCTACCAGTACGCAGAGGCGTTCAAGCGCATACGGCTGTGACGAGCAAGGGCAAGGGTGAGTCCCCGGACTCGCCTTTGCCCGTTATGATAGCTCGACCTCAAGGCCGCCCACCAGCCCGGCGACGATGTTGTACAGCAGGGCGTTGAGGAATCCGGTGATCCCCCCGCCGATGGCCGAGGCGAGGATGCCGACGACGTAGGCGATGACGCTGAAGAGGGCGCCGAACCCCAGGGTCCACCCACGGCCCTGCTCACGAACGAGCGCGCCCAGAAGGCTGGCCCCCAGGAGGCCAGGCAACAGGATCGTGAAGAAGCCAAAGATGAGGAACAACAGAGCGCAGAGGACGGCCCCCACCTTGAAAGCAGATCCCAACGAGATCCTGCGAACGGTTCTCATCACGCCTCTCCTTTCCCTGGCAGGGGCAAAACGGCTTCACCCCTGCCTCTTCCGGCCCTTGATCTGCGCCAGGATCTTGGCCTCCGGCCGCCTCTTGTAGAAGTCGTCCAGGGGATAGCATCCGGACACCAGCCCGTTGCGCGGTGCGGTGGTGCAATCGCTAAAGGTGCGGCAGATGCGCTTGCGCTGCAGCGGCCGACCAGCCAACACATCCGCCACCATGTCCGGATATGTGAGCGCCATCCGCCCCAACCCTACGAAGTCGGCCCATCCATTCCGCACGACGTACTGGGCCACATGAGGCAGCCATTCCTGTAGATAGGAGTACGCCGAGCCGACGAAGACCAGGTCCGGGCGATATCGCTTGAGCTGTCGCGTGACCTGGATCTGCCGAGCCACGCCCACCAGCGGATCCTCCGGCGGCTGATAGCCATCCGAC containing:
- the yedF gene encoding sulfurtransferase-like selenium metabolism protein YedF is translated as MAQSKENPSTVILITREGMGSADHELQQRLLKSYLRLLTDSETLPNAICFYTDGVKLLVEGSPVLEELKALEGQGVHLIACSTCLNYFGLVDKVQVGIVGGMADIIEAQWRADKVITL
- a CDS encoding aspartate/glutamate racemase family protein, encoding MYKRIGILGGMSPESTVAYYEYITRTYTERFGDYGYPEIIIYSVSFQPYVEWPEQGRWDLIARGLSEAARWLEAAGADFALIATNTMHKVFDEVQAAVSIPMLSLLDALADAIHERGMRTVGLLGTAFTMEDPFYRDKLAERGIAVLVPDAEDRRYVHDVIYHELTAGVFRETSRARYVEIIRRLAARGAEGVILGCTEIPLLVGQGDVDVPLLDTTAIHAEAALNYALGVD
- a CDS encoding VWA domain-containing protein, translated to MRLLLRWMLPFLFLLTAVSPAFAQGIIPEPEPPGVLPILGGPIRIASHRVIVEIEDQIATTRVEQVFVNEAPYPVEGTYLFPLPADAAVSDFAMWVDGKRLEGRLLTREEARAIYESIVRRRRDPALLEYVGRALFQASIFPIPPGGQRKIELSYSQVLPRDGTLVHYQYPLRTDRLSPKPVGQLSVGVSIRTTEPLKAIYSPSHDVAVIRDGDHRARVGYEASNVRADRDFDLYFSTAERAIDISVLSYRPKGDDGFFLLLAAPPIEPPEDAIVAKDVVLVLDVSGSMKGEKIRQAQDALIYILDQLQPDDRFNVVAFSTGVRMYARDLRPASETPEAKEWVRSLRAVGGTDINRALLEALASLHPEEGRPAIVIFLTDGLPTEGVTDEERIVANVAQAAGKRVRLFTFGVGHDVNTILLDRLAEEHRGTSAYVRPGQRIDEVVSGFYAKVSEPVLTDVKLDFGDLHVEDMYPYPLPDLFAGSQLIVAGRYREGGTTDLLLTGLVNSQPMTYTYEAVEFRTEDGEPFIARLWATRKVGYLLSQIRLHGADRELVDEVIDLSKRYGIITPYTSFLVEEPGAVLPPREEPVPVPMPVPDASSQSWVLRLFPWLSRAVPQLVPQAAPAEVPPAVATPAPTVSPLYSMARAPAAGEKAVEDSVMRQELKSAERAAETGDAVRVVHGKTFILRDGVWVDTKFDPKTMEPDRVVFGSGAYFDLLAEKPELAPYFALGTRVIVVLDGQAYEVVE
- a CDS encoding GlcNAc-PI de-N-acetylase; the protein is MTRYRHVYLSPHLDDAALSCGGMIYTQAQAGEPVLIVTPFAGVPDYGNLSEFALFQHNWWGNPPDPVGQRRQEDERACRILGADWIHLDGLDAIYRRDPATGETLYNSDDDIFGPLHPADVVEADELAASWLRELPLDGARVYAPLAAGNHVDHQLARQAAIHLAERGLPVAFYEDFPYVSDAETLVRALAREISGGWRARQTPLTEEALARKKQAISCYASQNPVIFRHGPGMDEQVETYARRVGDGQPAERIWELILA
- a CDS encoding DUF4440 domain-containing protein, which gives rise to MRNVRFALLISLMALVVLASCGRSETPTLPPSPTPIPRTPTPVPASDEEAIRQLLDAEAEAVVAQDIDRLEEIWAEDGVVIDAKHTPDDPDDDARWQGWDAIRERYVVVVFPGAPQMVAHPLIDIKITGDTAVVTTTTQIGAEVAEAGDRWTFAKRDGRWVITSLTYNLEPE
- a CDS encoding PIG-L family deacetylase, which encodes MNERESEPTAMETQQESWDRVMVIAAHPDDPEFGCAGTIVKWAQSGKRITYVLLTSGDKGSHDPDLRPGRLATMREEEQRAAAKELGVHRVIFLRYPDGILENTMELRRQLSALIREHRPHILFTIDPWRHYQLHPDHRAAGQAALDATWSAREWYIFPEQLVGDMEPWRVKEVYLFWTDEPNYWEDISCCIEARISALARHASQVGLDIEKLADRIRKSAQEAGRAPGYQYAEAFKRIRL